CGTTGCGCGCTGGGAGGAAGCGTTCCTGGTGGGCGTTGCGCCGCCGGTGATATTGGCGGCAACGCACGAGCGCGCACTTGAAGTGGTCGAACTTGACGAACTGAAAGCACATGCGGTTGGCGTCAAGTAGTACCACTAAGTGACAAGACGCAAGCTCTGACGCGGCTCCTATGGCATAAATGTCTGGAGAAGCCCGTCAATGCTGGAGTTTCTATTTCAAGCCGGTAATTCGCTGGCGACCGCTCGCGTCAGGCAGTTGTGTTCCACCAACCCAACATGTAAATCGAGGTTGGCGGTGCCCTTCACAATCTTCACGCAGTCTATTCGCGCGTTTCGCGCCAGTAGATGTACTTTAGCGTGCCCACGCCTCCTGCGATGATGGACAGCGCCGCAAGTATCGAGCCGATCGCCAGCGTCGAGACACCCGACATGCCTTGGCCAATGGTGCAACCCAACGCCGTTACGCCGCCAAAGCCCATTAGCAGGCCGCCAATCACGTGGTCTCTTGTGTCTGCTGTCGACGCGAATCCTTCAAGATGAAAGCTCTTTGTCACGAGTGCCCAGGTGAGGGATCCGAGGACGATGCCCAACGCGGAGGCAATGCCGAAAGTGACCGCAAGCGACTTGTCCGTCCAGAGCAGGAAGAGTTCAAGCGTGTACGCAGCGGGGGCGACAAAGCTGAATGTTTCGAGCGTCCTGGAATTGGTGCCGGCGAATACCACTTCAAGCGTGTCGGGATTTTCACCAAAGCCGAGGTGCCCGGTAACATACCACCCAGCAGTGATGAGCAGGCCCATTGCAATGGCCGACGCTACCTGCACAAGGCTGCGCCGGAAGCGTGCATCCTTGAAAACGAAGATCAATAGCGCCACTGCCAGCAGGCCGGCCGTTGATACGATCGCGCTGCGTGCCTCCATGCCCGTGCCGCGGGCAACGGCCTCCGCGAGGCTTTGAGTCTTCATGCCCCATGTGGACAGATCAATTGCCACGGGGTCAAGCCACGTCACGCGCCAAATCGCGGGGAGACCTTTCATGGTCGCGTAGGCAGAAATGGCAATGAACACGATGACCACCAGCGAGCGAATGCTGCCTGCGCCGATTCGCAGCAAATTTTTGTTCGCGCAACCGGAGCCGAGCGACATACCTATGCCGAACGCCAGTCCGCCGACGATTGGCGAGAGGATGCCGAGCGTTGGACGCAGATAAATGGATTTGCTGAGATCGATGAGGCCGGCAATTTGGAGCGCGGTCGCGCCGATGATCGCCACGGCGATCGCCAGCAGCCACATGCGCATGCGACCCCAGTGGCCCATGTTGACGATGTCGGAAAGCGCACCCATGGTGCAGAAATTCGATTTGCTGGCGATGATACCGAATGCGAACGCCAAGCCGAACCCCCACGCCACGACGAGCGTGCTCAGGCTACCGGTTGTTCCCAAGGTCTCCTCCTTGAAATGTCACTCTGCGTCGCGCCGCGAAGCCGCGCGACGCAGACCTTGAATCAGAAGCGTGTGCCGAAGGCGAAGCCTAACGAGTTTTGCGACATGCCGATGGTCTCGTTGCCGCCGGCATTGGGGATCGGGAACAGCGCGTTGAACAGCGACGAGCCAGTGACCGTTACCCGCGGGGCATGCATGTAAGCAACGCTCCACTCGGTATTCTTGCCAACACTGTAAGTAAAGCCAAGCGTGTAATGATCCTGTACGACGCCGGGCGCGAGGATGTTGAAAGTGACATCGCGCGGTTCGATCGGATTATCCGAGCGGCCGAAACCGGCGCGCAGGGTGAGCGACTTGTCGAGCGCGTATTCGACGCCAAGTTTCACGACGCTGATATCCTGCCAGCCGAAGCCCGGGCCACCGTTGGAGCCCAAAGGCGCCTGGTTGCTGCTGCGGTTGCCGATCGAATTCACGCCGCTATACTGGATGCGTTTGTAGTCGAGCAGCACTGACAATTCCGGCATCGGCTGCAGGCCAATTCCGACGGTGTAACTGGCAGGCATATCGAAACCGCCCTGCTCGGCAAACAAGCCCTTGTATTTGTCGAACTCACCCATCTTCATCTTGGTGGCATAGCTTGCGCCGATGCGAAACGCATTGCTTATATGGCCGAGGTAGCCGATGCGGATACCGTAGCCCGTCGAACTCGAATAGCCATTGTTGCTCACGTCGCCGGGACTGCCGCTCAACTGCGTAAAGAGTTGCACGCCCTCGATCTTGAAGCGTTGATATCCAAACAATGGCGATACGCCGACGCTGTGGCCGTCGGTGAATTTCCACGACAAGGTCGGGGCGATCAATAGTTGCGAGAGGTCGACGCCCAGCTTCCCGGAGCCGCACAACGCATTGGCCGGGCCGAACTGGAATTGCGCGTTCGGGCACTGGTACGCTCCTTGCGGATACGAGGAGTTCATGCCGCCATTGCCGTACACCGTTACGCCAAGCGACATGTCGCTGGAAATCATCCGGTTATAGCCAAACTCAGGAATGAAAAAATTTGTGTGGCCGCTTTCGACCTTGCCGTTGAGCGGAGGAATGGCGGCACCGCTGCGCTCGGCGTCGCGTTCGGGGCTGAACCAGTCAAGACCGGCGTCGAGCCGATTGCCGACAAAGACCATCTGTGCGGGGTTGTTGGCGCCGCCAAAAGTGTCATCGGTGCGCGTCATGCTGGCGCCAGCCATGCCTTTTGACTTGATGCCGTAGCCGTGCGAGAAATAACCGTCGGTTGCCAGCGCAATTTGCGGGGCCAGGCAACCTGCGGCGAGCAATGCGAGAAAAATTCTGGTGCGTGTCATGGTGTTCCTTTCCGAGAGGAATGATCAGAGACCGGTGCAGGTGCACGCGGCCTGTTTGCAGCAATGCGAAAGTCTTTTGTCAAATGAAGAGGCAGATGTCGGTATCGCCGGCGAATCCCATGAAGGTCGATGCGCCGCCGTAAGTCACCTCTTCGATGAATTCGCTCTTGTCGAATTCGAACAGATCGACGGTCATCTGGCAGGCGACGAACTTGACCTCGGCTTCGAGGCAGAGCGCCCGCAGTTCTTCAAGGGACGCAACGCCCTTGGATTTCATCTTGTTCTTCATCATCATTGTCGCCATCGACTCCATGCCCGGCAAAATTTGCACGAGAACCGGCATGGGCACGGGCATCGGCATTGCCGGATTTGCAAGCGGACTGATTTTTACGTCCGACAAATCCTTGCGCAGAAGTTGCAGGCCATAGAACGTGAAGAAAATCTGCACTTCATATCCGAGCGCGGCCGCCGTGGACGCCAAAATGAACGGTGGATACGCCATGTCGAGCGTACCCTTGGTGGCGATGAGCGCCATCTTCTTTGTTGCCATGATTTCTCCTGGGTTATCAATAAGCGATGAGGCGCGCCAACCGCGACGGGCTTGCGCAATGCAAAGGCGCGGTCAAGCCTTTTTCATCAGGAATACATATTTGCCGCCTTCCTCAGTCGAGGAAAGCAGGGAATGGCCGGTCTGCTCGGCGAACGCCGTCATGTCGGCGACGGATCCGCGGTCAGTCGAGATGATCTTGAGAACCTGTCCCGAGCTCATGTCGTTAAGCGCCTTCTTGGTTTTTACGATGGGCAGCGGGCAGGAAAGGCCGGATGCGTCGAATTCCTTGTCAAAACTCATGTAATTTCTCCTTGTGCGAATGGGGTGGCGCTTCCGGTCAACTCGACCGGTCGGGCACGTTTGGTTCTGTTTCAAATCTTTTGTTGAGCGGTTTGTCAGCAATTACATTTTGTTGCTTTTCAAGCTTCGCTTGATATTGCGCCAAGCTGAAACGACGGTATTGATATGCATCAGACAAGGACCAAATCTTTGAAATGCCCAGTTTTACTCGGTCGCTATATCGCGTGGACAAATTGAAATATCCGCATGAAACAGAGCGATACACCGAGCCATGCGAAGTCCATCTGACTCGCATTAGGCGGTCTTGCGCAATTCCAGTCTATTCCCGCAGCGAGTAATGGCCCGACTACCCATGTGGGTAGGTTGCCCCCCCGCCAAGTGAGGACTACCAGAAGGCCAGCAAACGGCCCTCGGCGACCTTGGAGTCGAAGCGCTTCAGCGGGCTGTTGCCCTTCTTGATGCAATCGCCGCTTCTGACATCGAATTCCCATTGGTGTTTTGGGCAAGTCAGGGTGCTGCCATTGAGGGCCAAATGCGGAATATTGGTGCTCTGATGGGGACAGCGGCTGTCGTACACCTGAAAGGATTCATTGCTGCGATAAATGAACAGGCCGCGCCCGTCACAGTCAATTCGCGTGACATCACCATCCTTGACATCGTCAATGGCCAGGACGTCGTGCCACTCACCGGTGCTGGCCAGTGCATCGGGCGAGAATTCCGGGATATTCATGTCCAGGATGATATCCACCGCCCAGATGATTTTTGCCAGGCCCAACGCCGGAAACGCCATCAGCAGCGCGTCGAGAATTTCCGCCGGCGTACTTCCCTCGCGCAATGCTCGCCCCAGATACTGGCGAAACCCGCGATCTGTCTGCGCATGGACTTTGGTAATGACGGAAATCAGGTTCCTGGTTTTTGGGTCGAGATGCTTGCCGGCATCTTTCAGGAAGGCAAAGTAGTGCCCCAACGCTTCCGGTCGGGTTTTTAGCAGGTAGTTCAGTGCGTCACTCATGGTGTGAAATCACTTTCATTCAGGGTTGAAATTTTGCGGTCGTTGTATCCCTTGCTTGCTTCCCGAATTGCTCCGCAAATCGTTTCCACGCTTTTCGAACAATAACCAGATGCAGTTAAAGTTCGGTGTTGCATGTTGTGCCGGCGACGAACTTGCGGAGACAAGTCGGGCTTTTGATGCATATCGTTTTACGGGTGTGGCATGTTGGCTGGATTCAGCGGGTCATCCTTCCCGGCTTCGCCAAGCCACCGGCAGATGGCGGCAAGCGCCATGTCTTCGTTCGGAAAGATATGCGTCTGTCCAATGTCCTCGAACAATCCGGTGCGATGCATCACATCCAGCACTTGTTTCTTCAGGCCGGAAAACACGAGCGTGATGCCGTAATCGCGTAGCCGCTCGTGCAATTGCCTGACGATGTCCTCGCCTGATGCATCGAGATTGTTGATGCCGTTGCCGACGATCAATACATACTTTGCGGCCGGCTTCGTTGCCACGGCATCCAGCACGGCGTCCTCGAAATAGGCCATGTTGGCAAAATACAATTGGCCGTCGAAACGCACCGGCACCACATGTTCGCTGGTCAGCATTTCCGGATGGACCTTCACGTCGCGCAGCGTGCCGTCGGTGTAACGCCCCAACCGGGCCACGCGCGGCTTCATCGAGCGATACAGGAAGAGCAAGATGGCGACAGCGGCGCCGAGCAGAATGCCATTGTCCAAATGCGGCGCGAAGGCCAATGTCGCCACGAACGTTACGCCGGCGGCAATGCCGTCATGTTTATGCACTTGCCAAGCGTGCTTGATCGCCGAAAAATTGATCAGGCCGATCACTGCCATGATGATGACCGCAGCCAGCACCGCCTGAGGCAGGTGATATAGCAATGGCGTCAGAAACAGCAGCGTCAGCAGTACGATGACACTGGCGAACACTGACGACAGGCCGGTCCTGGCATTGGCGTTGAGATTGACCGCGGAACGCGAGAATGAGCCGCTCACCGGAAAAGAATGACTGAGGCTGCCTACCAGGTTCGCCAAACCCTGGCCGAGCAATTCCTGATTCGGATCGATCCGCTGCCTGGTCTTGGCGGCCATTGCCTTGGCAATGGAGATTGCTTCCATGAAACCAACCAGGGAAATGACCAGCGCGCTGGAAAACAACAGTCCAATGTCATTCCAGCGCAGGGTCGGAAGGGAAAGTTCCGGCAGCCCGGCAGGAATGCGACCCACGACCTCTCCGCCGCCGATCAACTTCAATTCACCTTCGCCCAGTTTGCCGATGCGCCAACGATATCCATCCGATGTCTCGCCGGCCGGAACTTGCCCGGCGAGATAGAGTTTGGGTTTGCCGCGCTCTTGCGCGGGTACTTGCTCGAAGATGAATTCGCGCAGCGAACGGCTGTTCTTGCGCTTCTCGTTTTCGGCGTTGCCCAGTTCCAGTTGCAGCAGTTCGATCTCGTAACGCACCGCCGCGACCTGCTGGCCGGTCACGCCCCGTTTCTGGGCCTGTTTCAGGTCCGCGACATGCCGGTTAACCTGTTCTTTCAACCGCGCGATATGCGATTCTGTCTTCATGAATTCACTCGCCAGGAAGCTGACTTCGCCATTCATGATGTATTCCACGCGGCTGGTGCTGTTGTGCTCGAAGGCGATGCCCCAGCTCACCAGCGTCGACAGCGCGACCGCAACCAGGACATTGGGCAACTTTGGCGTGAAGCGCTTCATGCCGATCATGATGACGAAGGCACCGACGCCCATCATCAAAGTCGGTAGATGCGTCTCACCGACTTGTTGGAGCATTCCCCAGACGTCCTGCAGGAAATGTTCGCTGCGTCCAATGGAAATGCCGAACAGTTTGTTGAGCTGGGACATGCCGATGATGATTGCGGCGGCATTGGTGAAACCGACGATAACCGGATGCGACAGGAAGTTGACCACGATGCCCAGCTTGAACGCACCAAGCGTCAACTGAATCAAACCGACCAGCAGTGCAAGTAGCACGGCGAGCGCGATGAACTGCTCCGAGCCGGAAGCGGCCAGTGGAGCAAGTGCCGATGCCGTCAACAATGACACCACCGCCACGGGTCCGGTGGCAAGCTGTGCGGATGATCCCCAAAGCGCGGCAATCATGCCGGGCAGGAATGCCGCATACAGTCCATAGAAGGGTGGCAGACCCGCCAGCTGGGCGTAGGCCATGGATTGCGGAACGAGTACCAGGGCCACGGTGAGGCCCGCGATCAGATCGGCCGTTAGCGTCTCGCGCCGCAATGGCCACCATGAAACAAAGGGGAAAAGGCGGCCGATTCGACCATTCATGATCTGGGTTCACCGTCCGGCAGCTTGTCGTGACACTCGGTGAAGATTCGTGTCTTGCAAGTTCGGCAGATCTCCGAATCGAGCGTGGAATAGATGGGTTTGATCCAGTTCGACATCGCCGGAAAGAATCCGCCCGCGCCGATGTCGTGCAACTTGTCGGCCTTGCGCAGAAAATTGTAGATGGCGTTATTGCACCGATAGAAATACAAGCCGCCGCCCAGGTTGCGGCGCCGTCGTGCCTCCTGCGCCAGCATCTCAGCGCCAGCTACATCAACGAAATTGATGCCATGCGCGAGGATCATCACGGACTTCTGGTGCGGGTTGATCTCGTCGATCTGCATCAGCCCATCGCGCACATAATCCACGGCGCCGAAGAAAATTGAACCGTTGATACGCGCGATGCGAAACTGCGGACATTCGGGATGTCCCTTCGCGTCGACGAAGTGATATGCGCCTTCCTCACTGGCAGGTACGCAGGGCACGAGGGATGGCCTGGAAACACGATAAAGATAGAGTGACAACGAGAGCAGAATGCCGAAGAAAATGCCTTTTTCCAGGTCGATCACGGTACCGACCAATGTGACCCACAAGATCACGGCTTCGGCCCGGCTAATTCTGGTGATCTCGGCGATGTGATGAAAATCGATGAGTCCCCAGGCCACCAGGAACAGGATACCCGCCATTGCCGCCGTTGGCAGGTAGGAAGCCAGGGGGGCCACCAGCAACAGGACAAGAATCAGAAATATCGATGCGAAAACCGTCGCCAGTGGCGTCTGCGCGCCCGCCGCGTAGTTGACACCACTGCGGTTAAACGAGCCGGACGAGGCGTAAGCGGAAAAGAAACTGCCGATCAGATTCGACAATCCTTGCCCGATGAATTCCTGGTTACCGTCGATCCGCTGTTCGGATTTCACGGCAATGGAGCGTGAAATGGAGACCGCCTCGGTCAAGGCCAGCATGGTGACGACCAATGCCGGAAACAGCACTTTGTGGAGGGTTGTGTAGGAGAAATCCGGCATTGAAAATGGGGGCAGGCCGGCCGATAGCGCGCCCACGGTTTTGATCTGGGTGACGGCGGCGCCAAATTCGCGGTTGACGAGGTAGGCGACGACACTGCCGATGACCATCGCCACGATCATATAGGGCAGTTTGGGAATGAACTTCTTCGCCGCGATTCCCGCGGCCAGCGTGACCGCGCCCACCGCGCAGACGTAGGGATTGATGTTACCGGCCTGCAGGAACAGTTGCTCGATCACAACATGAAATGACGCACCGCGCGCGATGTCGAGGCCAAAGAAATTCTTTACCTGGCTGGCCGCGATCAGCAGCGCGGCACCCGCCGTGAATCCGATAACCACCGTATGCGAGATGAAATTGACCAGTACGCCCATGCGTGCCAGCCCCAGGATCAACTGGAACAACCCGGTCAGAAAGGTCAGCGTTAATACCATGCTGATGAACTGTGGTGAACCTGGATCGGCGAGCGGGCTCATGGCGGCGAACACCGCGATGGAAATGGCAGTGGTCGGGCCTGAAACCAGATGCCAGCTCGATCCGAACAGGGCGGCAATGATGGCCGGCACCATCGCGGCGTAGAGGCCGTATTCCGGAGGCATTCCGGCGATGGTGGCAAAGGCCACTCCCTGCGGTAACACGATCAGTGCGCCGGTGAGTCCGGCGATCAGGTCGGCGCGAATGGATGGGCGATCCACCATGTGCTTCCATTGCATGAAGGGAAACAGACGGTACAGCCGGTATTTGCGTGATTGGTGAACCATGTGAGTGTTGAATCATCCCACCGTCAGGCAGGAGAGTGTCTTGTGGATGCCTGGCTTGCTGGAAATAAAACCATCGCTGCGCCGCAATCTGATATTTTCAAGTATAGACGTCACACCGGGCAGCATGGCGATTGAATAAATCCTTGATGCCGGATCGGCAAGGAAGCGCCGACGTTACAAGAAAGACAAAGTAGTTTGCCCACGTGAAATAGCGGGGCCAACACGGCCGGCTGGCAATGAGGATGCCGCAATGAGTTGATCTGTGTCAGGAAACGACCTTACATGTTCCTGCGAATCGTCATGGCGCCGCGAATCTGGCCTATGGAGTAGCCAACTCCCTTGTCACCGGGATACCGCGTTTGCAACTGCGCGGTGACCTCGGGCGCGAGCGTTTCAGGCGCACCATGACATGACAAGCAAATTTGTTGGACGGGAAGGGCGCGCATATAGCGATATTCTTTCTTGTCGCCACTTGCCACGACGTCCCACTTTTCCAGTGTCGCGGGACTTTCGCCTGCCGCCGCGCGGCGGTCAAAATCTTCCAGTGCCGCGCGTTCCCAGGTATCGGGAATTGCCTTGGGATTGCGGTTGCGCAGGCTCACGCGGCGTATGGTCCAACCTGACTGTTCCGAGGCGGCCTTGGCCATTTGCGGCGCCTTCTCGCTGCATACGCCGATGGCGGATTGTGGCCCGCCCTTGGCAATTTCTTCAGTGAGTACCTGCAGCAGTTTGGGCGGCACGGAACTGGCAGTCTTGCGTGCATCATTCAGCCACTGCGCTTCGTCGGCAATTGCGTCGGCGGCGGCAAAGGCAGCCGCAAAAAGAGTCAGGGTCAGGGTGATTTTGCGCATGGGAATTTCACTATTGGGAGATTTGGCTGAAGACAATCTAAAGAGCGCATCACGAGAGGGAAATCAACAGCGTACTCCCATATATGGCCGGCTGGGCTGCCGCATCGACAGTCGACGCCATTCCGGCAGGATGCGATTCACATACTGATTGCACTAGAAAAACGCCTGCAAGACCATACTCCGAACGGGTAATCCGAATGGGTAGGTGACTTATTGGTGTGCGAGGCGAACAATGATCGTTGTCGTGCGCCCCTGGTAAAGGCGGCGCGCCACTTTCCGAATCGAGGCCATGCCGTGAATGCAATTGTTGCCGATTTCACCGAGGCAGAACGCGAACTGGTCGCGGATATTTTGCAGGAGCGCTACCTCAAGACGCTTCTGCCGGAACCGGCCGACAGTGAGCTGAAGCTCGACCCCGCCAGCGACGACCTGACCATTTGCCCGACGCTCTACTGGAAAGAGCGCGGCGCGCATTTTGTGGTCTGCAAGGTGGCGGATGGCCAATATCGTTGCCAGTTTTTCTACGCCGATGCCGACCATTACGGAACAGGCCAGGATGAATACACGGACCTGCGTCATTGTGTGCTGACGCTGCTGCGGGTCCAGGCGGACCATGAAGCGCAGAGCGCCGGCATTTCCAGTGAGGCAACCGCTGCGGAATTAGCGAATGGCCACGGTGACGATGAATATCATGGCCCGGTCGTGATATGACTCTCGACCGGGCGCGTCAGTTGCTCGAAACACAGGCCGACTTTGGCGGCGGTTACAACCGTCATGGTACGCGGCTGATCCTCGCCGAGGTCGCGCGCGAACATGGGCAGGATGCGGCTGACGGCCTGATTCGCGAACTCGACCTTGAACGTGTGTTCGGCATAGCGCCCGGCACACAGATCGCGCCATGAAAATTTGTGTCGTTTCCGACAGTCATGATCGAGCACCGATGCTCGCGGCAGCGGTTGCCGCCGCGAAGGAAGCCGGTGCTGAGGCCGTCGTACACTGCGGTGACCTGATCGGGGCGATGACGTTGCGCCCGCTGATTCAGATTGGCTTGCCCGTCCATGTGGTGCATGGCAACAATCTCGGCGACCCGGTCGCGATGTGGAATTTATGCCGCACATCGGGCGGACTGATCACTTATCACGGGCCCGACATCGATTTGCAGATGGGCGGACGCCGTTTGTTTGCCACGCACTATCCGCACTACGGTCGCGGCCTGGCGTGCACGGGTGACTACGATATCGTCTGCTGCGGTCATTCCCATGTCGCCAGCGTGGTGCAACAGCCGACCATCATCGGCGGCATGACATGGCTGTTGAACCCCGGGAGCGTGGGCGGTCTTGGCGCCCCGGCGACCTGGCTGCTGGCGGATCTCGCCACGCTCGATTTCCAGATTCGGCAATTGGACTACCCCAATGGGTAATGTCTTCTACGCCCTGTTTTGTTTACCATAGACCCAACGTGTTGCCAGAAGAATGGCGGGCGCAAGCGTACGCAAGGTAATCGAAACACCCTCGTAACCTGTAATGTTGTGGAGGATTCATGACAGAAACTATCGCGACCAGCCAGACGATTCTCGTGGTGGGCGGTGGCGTCAGCGGCATGACGGCGGCGCTTGAAGCGGCGGAATGCGGACGAGAGGTGGTACTCGTTGAGCGCAGTCCCACCCTGGGTGGGCGCACCGCCATGCTGTACCGGTATTTCCCGAAGATGTGTCACCCGACCTGCGGGCTTGAGATCAATCTGCGGCGACTGAAAGCCAACCGCAATGTGCGGGTAATTACGATGGCGGAAGTGGTTGGCATCAAGGGCGAGCGCGGCGCCTACACCGCCACCTTGAAAATCCGCCCGCGCTACGTCAATGAAAACTGCACTGCCTGTGGTGATTGCGCGAAAGCAGTCAGCAGCGAAATCCCGAATCCCTATAACTACGGTCTCGATAAAATCAAGGCCGCGCACCTGCCGCACGCGATGGCGTATCCGCAGCGCTATGTGCTTGATCCGTCGATCATTGGCACGGACGAAGCCGACAAAGCGTACGCCGCCTGCAAGGCCGAGGCGATTGACCTGTCGATGCTGGAAGAGACAATCGAACTCCCGGTCGGCGCGGTGGTTTGGGCGACCGGCTGGAAACCTTATGACGCAGCGAAGATCCAGCCCTACGGCTACGGGCTCTATCCCGATGTCATCACCAGCGTCGAGTTCGAGCGGCTGGCCGATCCGGCAGGCCCAACCGGTGGCAAATTGCGGCGTCCCTCGGACGGCAAGGAAGCGAAAAACATTGCGTTCATTCAGTGTGCCGGTTCGCGAGACGAGAACCACTTGCGCCATTGCTCGCGCATATGCTGCATGGCCTCGCTGAAGCAGACGCAGTATGTGCGCGAAGCGCATGGCGACGCGGCGAAATCGACCATCTACTACATCGACATCCGCGCTATCGACCGCTTCGAGGATTTTTACCAAAACGTCCAGAAGGATTCGACCGTCACCTTCGTCAAATCGAAAGTGGCGCGCATCGAACAAGCGGTGAATGGCGACCCGATTCTGCACGGCGTGGATACCGAGGGCTATCACCGCTATGCCACCCCGCACGATCTGGTGGTGCTCGCGATTGGCATGGAGCCGGAATCCAACGGGATCGCGCTACCGGACGACATCGTCACGGATTCCTCGGGATTCATCGAGGGTTCGGCCGACGGCGGCATGCTCGGTGCGGGTTCGGCGTCGAGTCCGCTCGATGTCAATCGTTCGGTGCAAAGCGCCACCGGCGCGGCACTGCGCGCGATCAAGGTCATACACCAGACAGCCGGGGAGGTAGCTTAACGTGGCGGACAACAAATTTGGCGCATACCTTTGCGCGGGCTGTGGACTCGGAGAGGCGCTCGATCTCGGCACGATGGAAAAGATCGCGCAGAAGGAAGGCAAGATGCAGGTGGTCAAGCGTCACGACCTGCTTTGCAGTGCCGCGGGCGTACAAACGATCCGCGACGATATCGAGAAAGAAGGCGTCACGCATGTGATGATCGGCGCCTGCTCGCGCCGCGCCAAGACCGAGGCGTTCAATTTCCCCGGCATCGCGATGGCGCGCGCCAACTTGCGCGAAGGCGTGCTGTGGATCGTCGCCGAGGGTGACGCGCACGACGAAGTGCGGCAGGAAATGGCCGATGATTACGTGCGCATGGGTTGTGCCGAACTGAAGAAGATGAAGGTGCCGGGCGGCAATCCGGATCGCGGTGCCAATAAACGTATCCTCGTGGTCGGCGGCGGTGTGTCGGGCCTGACGGCGGCGATCGAATCGGCCGAAACCGGCTACGACGTTTTGATCGTGGAAAAGGCGCACGAACTGGGTGGCTGGGCGGCGAAGCTCTGGAAGCGCGTACCGTTTCGCGAGCCTTATGCCGAGCCGCAGGCTACCGGCGTTGGTGAATTGATTGCGCGGGTCATGGCCCATCCACGCATCAAAGTTCACCTTGGATCGTCGCTTGCGGAGACCGCCGGTGCACCGGGCAAATTCGCGGTCAAAATCGCGCAGGAAAGCGGCACGGTTAGTGAGGAGATCGTCGGCGCGATCATTCAGGCCAGCGGCTTCTCAACTTACGACATCGCCAAGCTGCCTGAACTGGGCGGTGGCTTGCCTGGCGTGATCGATCAAGCCGGTCTTGAAGCACTTGCTGTCGCGGCGAAGGGCGGGCCGATCAAGCGCGCCGATGGCCGCGAGGTGCAGAGTGTTGTGTTCGTGCAGTGCGCCGGCCAGCGCGATGAATCGGGCACCCATTTGCCGTATTGCTCCGGCCATTGCTGCGCGACCAGCGTCAAGCAGGCGATGTATTTCAAGGATGCCAATCCGGGCGTTGATACGGCGATCATTTACACGGACCTTCGTATGCCCGGCATGGGTGAGGACTTCTACCGTAGCGCGCAGTTGAAGGGCGTGACTTTCACCAAAGGCAAGGTCAGTAAAGTCACTACCGACGGTAGCGGTTGCTCGGTGAACTTCCGCGACTTGATCCTGGATGAGGATGCGGTCGTTGCCGCCGATCTGGTGGTACTCGCCACTGGGCAAGTGCCGAATTCCGGCGTGAACATCGATATTCCTGAAGATCAGCAGCCGGAAGTCAAACCCATTTCCATCCTGAACCTGACCTATCGCCAAGGCAAGGATCTGCCGCAACTCAAGCATGGATTGACTGACTCGCACTTCATCTGCTTTCCGTACGAGACGCGCCGGACCGGCATTTACGCGGCCGGCCCGGTGCGTCGTCCGATGGATATGCAGCAAGCCATCGATGATTCCACCGGCGCTGCGCTGAAGGCGATCCAGGCCGTCGAAAA
This DNA window, taken from Betaproteobacteria bacterium, encodes the following:
- a CDS encoding Rieske 2Fe-2S domain-containing protein, with protein sequence MSDALNYLLKTRPEALGHYFAFLKDAGKHLDPKTRNLISVITKVHAQTDRGFRQYLGRALREGSTPAEILDALLMAFPALGLAKIIWAVDIILDMNIPEFSPDALASTGEWHDVLAIDDVKDGDVTRIDCDGRGLFIYRSNESFQVYDSRCPHQSTNIPHLALNGSTLTCPKHQWEFDVRSGDCIKKGNSPLKRFDSKVAEGRLLAFW
- a CDS encoding porin, which gives rise to MTRTRIFLALLAAGCLAPQIALATDGYFSHGYGIKSKGMAGASMTRTDDTFGGANNPAQMVFVGNRLDAGLDWFSPERDAERSGAAIPPLNGKVESGHTNFFIPEFGYNRMISSDMSLGVTVYGNGGMNSSYPQGAYQCPNAQFQFGPANALCGSGKLGVDLSQLLIAPTLSWKFTDGHSVGVSPLFGYQRFKIEGVQLFTQLSGSPGDVSNNGYSSSTGYGIRIGYLGHISNAFRIGASYATKMKMGEFDKYKGLFAEQGGFDMPASYTVGIGLQPMPELSVLLDYKRIQYSGVNSIGNRSSNQAPLGSNGGPGFGWQDISVVKLGVEYALDKSLTLRAGFGRSDNPIEPRDVTFNILAPGVVQDHYTLGFTYSVGKNTEWSVAYMHAPRVTVTGSSLFNALFPIPNAGGNETIGMSQNSLGFAFGTRF
- a CDS encoding YeeE/YedE family protein; this encodes MGTTGSLSTLVVAWGFGLAFAFGIIASKSNFCTMGALSDIVNMGHWGRMRMWLLAIAVAIIGATALQIAGLIDLSKSIYLRPTLGILSPIVGGLAFGIGMSLGSGCANKNLLRIGAGSIRSLVVIVFIAISAYATMKGLPAIWRVTWLDPVAIDLSTWGMKTQSLAEAVARGTGMEARSAIVSTAGLLAVALLIFVFKDARFRRSLVQVASAIAMGLLITAGWYVTGHLGFGENPDTLEVVFAGTNSRTLETFSFVAPAAYTLELFLLWTDKSLAVTFGIASALGIVLGSLTWALVTKSFHLEGFASTADTRDHVIGGLLMGFGGVTALGCTIGQGMSGVSTLAIGSILAALSIIAGGVGTLKYIYWRETRE
- a CDS encoding sulfurtransferase TusA family protein; amino-acid sequence: MSFDKEFDASGLSCPLPIVKTKKALNDMSSGQVLKIISTDRGSVADMTAFAEQTGHSLLSSTEEGGKYVFLMKKA
- a CDS encoding DsrE/DsrF/DrsH-like family protein, with the translated sequence MATKKMALIATKGTLDMAYPPFILASTAAALGYEVQIFFTFYGLQLLRKDLSDVKISPLANPAMPMPVPMPVLVQILPGMESMATMMMKNKMKSKGVASLEELRALCLEAEVKFVACQMTVDLFEFDKSEFIEEVTYGGASTFMGFAGDTDICLFI